The Anomaloglossus baeobatrachus isolate aAnoBae1 chromosome 10, aAnoBae1.hap1, whole genome shotgun sequence genome has a segment encoding these proteins:
- the LOC142254674 gene encoding LRRN4 C-terminal-like protein, whose amino-acid sequence MAPSFQLLLLPFLLFVAGSTQESGNSNSSTPAPISGINHTSVTPHPTQKDRSTREGIEFIIGGSEEEYDYEDDGATVASTSSVTKLSCQYDRCEHLAPTCEEIQWQQGGHCLCPGVDGPEFIPDFPSVRDLLLGETQMTINWCSPSSTVRGYRVLYGKPGGSPEKGPNLNTSFRSYTIDNLDPASQYTVCVVAFNEAGESPVEEEEDRPAGSKPGPCMTVHTSMTSLYIGVGIGLAALAGLLIILGFCLWSRKRNKAKREAKLEDGGASNYTYRAGSIGSDEES is encoded by the coding sequence ATGGCACCATCTTTCCAATTGCTTCTTCTGCCTTTCTTGCTTTTTGTAGCAGGCTCAACACAAGAAAGCGGAAACTCCAACTCCTCCACCCCCGCTCCAATCTCAGGCATAAACCACACATCGGTCACCCCTCATCCCACCCAGAAGGATCGAAGTACAAGGGAAGGGATTGAGTTCATCATTGGAGGGTCGGAAGAAGAATACGATTACGAAGATGATGGGGCAACAGTTGCTTCTACCTCCTCGGTGACTAAACTTTCCTGCCAGTATGACAGGTGTGAGCATCTGGCGCCCACATGCGAGGAGATTCAGTGGCAGCAAGGTGGTCATTGTCTTTGCCCGGGAGTTGATGGTCCAGAATTTATACCAGACTTTCCCTCTGTTAGAGACCTCCTCCTCGGTGAGACCCAAATGACCATAAACTGGTGTTCTCCTTCCTCCACCGTACGTGGCTACAGAGTGCTATATGGAAAACCAGGGGGTTCACCGGAGAAGGGACCCAACCTCAACACCTCATTTCGCTCTTATACCATTGACAATCTTGATCCTGCTTCTCAGTATACCGTGTGTGTGGTGGCATTTAACGAGGCTGGAGAAAGTCcggtggaggaggaagaagacCGACCAGCCGGAAGTAAGCCAGGTCCATGCATGACTGTCCATACCTCCATGACATCACTATATATAGGAGTTGGGATCGGGCTGGCAGCACTCGCAGGGTTACTGATCATTTTAGGCTTCTGTCTATGGAGTAGAAAGAGAAACAAGGCCAAAAGGGAAGCCAAACTGGAGGACGGGGGAGCATCGAACTACACCTATCGGGCAGGGAGCATCGGCAGTGATGAGGAGTCGTAG